DNA from Streptomyces luteogriseus:
TCTAGGGATGCGACGTCCACGCGGCGGTGGGTGCCGACCATGCGGAAGTCGATCACGCCCTTGTCGAGCAGCGTGACCAGGTGCGGCCGGGAGACGCCGAGGGTCTTCGCTGCCTGGATAGTGGACAGCTCCGTACCCTTGGCGATTACCTCGACCGCGCGGCCGGAGGTAATGAGCGCCATGGTCTCCATGAGGACCGCCAGGGCCTCACGTGGCACCTCCATGGTGACCTTGCCCGCTTCGGCGACGGTGATGTGGAACGTCTCGGCACTGCTGGTGAGGGCGTCACGCAGGCATGGCACGGCCTCCTCGACGCTGCGTTTGCGCTGCTCCTTCCGCGTCCGCTGCGCCTGGGTCCTGCGCAGTGCGGGCGGGTTCTCAGTAGGGCGCTTGCGCAGCGCCTTCTTCCGAGTGCGGGAGGTCTCGATCTCGTGGCTGGAGGTCGTCGTACTGTCGTCGGTGGGGTGCTTCTTCTGTTTGGCCGGTTTCTGTTCCTGGTGGGTCACGGGCATAGGTGCGTCCTCGGCTTTGAGTGGCTGCTATCACCCTCAACCACTTGAAACAAGTGAACCAAGTGCAATAGGTGCAACTACCTGGAGCGGCGGCGCTGCTCCTTGCGGCACCGGAGGGCACAGGTCGCGCCTTTGTCCCGCAGGTCGTACGGCCGCAGTGCCATGGGCTGTCCGCGCCCGGGTACGGGTTCAGGGTCTTCGCCCCAGTCTCGCGCATCCGCCCAATGGCCTGGTTCGGATTGATCGAGGCGAGGCGGCGTCCCAACGCCGACTGACTGACGGCTCGCTCCGCCAGCAGCGCAGAAGTGATCACGGACACTGAGGCCAGGCCGTGTACCGCCAACAGTTGGAGCTCGCTCCGGCGTAGGCGTACAGCCCGACTCGTCTGCTGGCTGGGCTCTGGCCTGGGCTTTTGGCCTGACCGGGGCCCTTTGCGTGTCGGGGCACATCCCGTCTCCACCT
Protein-coding regions in this window:
- a CDS encoding antitoxin VbhA family protein, producing MPVTHQEQKPAKQKKHPTDDSTTTSSHEIETSRTRKKALRKRPTENPPALRRTQAQRTRKEQRKRSVEEAVPCLRDALTSSAETFHITVAEAGKVTMEVPREALAVLMETMALITSGRAVEVIAKGTELSTIQAAKTLGVSRPHLVTLLDKGVIDFRMVGTHRRVDVASLEGYRRREQNEQAQRRRAAVASAIGSTEAEGLRVSADTTADLDAYARGELDAAALRARTLARYTRKAAE